The following are from one region of the Salicibibacter kimchii genome:
- a CDS encoding RidA family protein — protein MTTSSRENINPTTIYDPIDYTHITIPKGKKLAFISGQVAWDKNLDVVEVDDLAKQTNMVYQNIESA, from the coding sequence ATGACAACGAGTAGCAGAGAAAATATTAATCCAACTACAATTTATGATCCTATTGATTACACGCATATAACGATTCCAAAGGGAAAGAAGCTTGCCTTTATATCTGGACAAGTAGCATGGGATAAAAATCTGGATGTAGTAGAAGTCGACGATTTAGCAAAACAAACGAACATGGTTTATCAAAATATTGAAAGCGCTTAA
- a CDS encoding alpha/beta hydrolase, with protein MKGMAIIINKVANKIYVVFMLISLLLMVACSSDNEQSSGSNEVDSSEEEQSSDTNKGESDGDSLDEEEEILIEKNVVFGKTDKENNLTADVYRPNEGEDLPVVLLIHGGAFTSGSKEMYEEWGPYLAQSGFVAVAINYRLYTPEYSTWPGVLEDVKTAANWVVSNANDWDVEPQRMGVIGDSAGGSLANLLAFQSASNSSYNIRGAVSAYGVKDFEKEPENYIEMFGKDYQKAPHKYQEASPIDYIDEASNSSTFDTSFLVMWGENDTEVRTQTNEEFSNNLDEVGIDVEAIEYPDVGHFWLTDIPGLEKGTLDEYPNTEAAPKILGFLEDKLINTEIKNFSPDTIENLKEREQDELSK; from the coding sequence GTGAAAGGAATGGCCATTATAATAAATAAGGTTGCGAATAAAATATATGTAGTTTTTATGCTGATTTCCTTATTGCTTATGGTTGCTTGTTCAAGCGATAATGAACAGTCTTCTGGTTCAAATGAGGTTGACTCGAGTGAGGAAGAACAGTCTTCAGATACAAATAAAGGTGAATCAGATGGAGATAGCTTAGATGAAGAAGAGGAAATATTGATTGAAAAAAATGTAGTTTTTGGTAAAACTGATAAAGAAAATAATTTAACTGCGGACGTTTATAGACCAAATGAAGGAGAAGACCTTCCGGTTGTATTATTAATTCATGGTGGCGCTTTTACGTCAGGATCGAAAGAAATGTATGAGGAATGGGGTCCCTATTTGGCACAATCGGGATTTGTGGCAGTCGCTATTAATTATCGTTTGTATACTCCCGAATATTCAACTTGGCCAGGTGTATTAGAAGATGTTAAAACAGCTGCAAATTGGGTTGTAAGTAATGCGAATGACTGGGATGTTGAGCCACAAAGAATGGGTGTTATCGGGGATTCAGCAGGAGGTAGCCTTGCTAACTTGCTTGCTTTTCAATCTGCTTCCAATTCTAGTTATAATATACGTGGGGCTGTAAGTGCTTATGGAGTGAAGGATTTCGAAAAGGAACCGGAGAATTATATAGAGATGTTCGGTAAGGATTATCAGAAAGCGCCCCATAAATACCAAGAAGCCTCTCCAATTGACTATATAGACGAGGCATCGAATAGCTCGACATTCGACACAAGTTTTTTGGTAATGTGGGGTGAAAATGATACTGAAGTGAGAACTCAGACAAACGAAGAATTTTCAAATAATTTGGATGAAGTAGGTATTGACGTAGAAGCGATTGAGTATCCTGACGTAGGCCACTTCTGGCTAACCGATATACCTGGTTTAGAAAAAGGAACCTTAGATGAGTATCCTAATACAGAGGCTGCACCAAAAATATTGGGGTTTCTAGAGGATAAACTTATTAATACAGAGATCAAAAATTTTTCACCCGATACAATTGAAAATTTAAAGGAAAGGGAACAAGATGAACTTTCCAAGTGA
- a CDS encoding thiamine pyrophosphate-requiring protein — MYTTSTAFLEALQEAGVSYIFANFGSDHPAIIESLTDAAKNNKELPKVIISPHEFVAMSAAHGYAQATGEPQAVIVHVECGTQNLGGAIHNAFKGKVPVLVFAGASPYTQEGELTGSRNEFIHWFQDVNDQRGIMRGYSKYDNEIRSGKNVKQLVHRSLQIAKSEPQGPVYLMGPREAMEEETKPVTIDTELWQPISSSALPPQDVDELLSDLMSAENPLIVTSYLGKKEDAVAELTKLCESLAIPVLNSVPQTMNFPANNPMHVGYQWNENKQHPILRKADFILVIDSDIPWIPTKNKPSEDATIYYVDADPLKEEMPLWYIPSKRFYKADSLIALKQLNGRLDESNKMQTSQVSERRKRITDFHEKMKTEVKNAEQADGDIITPEYLTACVREVMDENTVILNEGITNYGAITAHIEANQTGSYFSSGAGSLGWNGGAAIGAKLAHRDKTVISLTGDGSYLFSIPSVVHSMAEQYDTPFLTVIYNNFGWNAPKHSTLGVHPDGIAKNNNQFWVNFNPNSELAKVAEATGNAYAETVEEPDKLMEALKTALKQVKNGRSAVLDVRIPKV, encoded by the coding sequence ATGTATACAACGAGCACGGCTTTTTTGGAAGCGCTTCAAGAAGCTGGCGTGTCTTATATTTTTGCAAACTTTGGGAGCGATCATCCTGCAATTATAGAAAGTTTAACGGATGCTGCAAAGAACAATAAGGAATTACCAAAGGTTATCATTAGTCCCCATGAATTCGTAGCCATGAGTGCAGCACACGGATATGCGCAAGCAACAGGAGAGCCGCAAGCAGTTATCGTTCACGTGGAATGTGGTACACAGAACTTAGGTGGGGCCATTCATAATGCTTTTAAAGGCAAAGTGCCGGTCCTTGTTTTTGCGGGCGCTTCCCCGTATACGCAAGAAGGTGAGCTGACAGGGAGTCGAAACGAATTTATTCATTGGTTTCAAGATGTCAATGATCAACGTGGGATCATGAGAGGGTATTCGAAATATGATAACGAAATTCGTAGCGGGAAGAATGTTAAACAGCTTGTCCATCGGTCATTGCAAATTGCGAAAAGTGAACCACAGGGGCCGGTTTACTTAATGGGCCCTAGAGAGGCGATGGAAGAAGAAACGAAGCCAGTCACCATCGATACAGAGCTCTGGCAACCGATTTCTTCGAGTGCACTTCCGCCACAAGATGTGGATGAATTACTGTCCGATTTAATGTCTGCTGAGAATCCGCTTATCGTAACATCTTATTTAGGCAAAAAAGAAGATGCGGTGGCAGAATTAACTAAACTGTGCGAGTCACTGGCAATTCCAGTCTTGAATTCCGTTCCACAAACGATGAATTTTCCGGCGAATAATCCCATGCATGTTGGTTACCAATGGAATGAAAATAAACAGCATCCAATCTTGAGAAAAGCTGATTTTATTTTGGTGATTGATAGCGATATCCCATGGATTCCGACGAAAAATAAACCTTCAGAAGATGCAACCATTTACTATGTTGATGCTGACCCACTAAAAGAAGAAATGCCGTTATGGTATATCCCTTCAAAACGTTTTTATAAAGCAGATTCATTGATTGCACTAAAACAATTGAATGGACGATTAGACGAGTCCAATAAAATGCAGACCTCACAAGTATCAGAACGCCGTAAAAGAATAACAGACTTCCATGAAAAAATGAAGACAGAAGTAAAAAATGCAGAACAAGCAGATGGAGATATTATAACACCGGAATATCTTACTGCTTGTGTACGAGAAGTGATGGACGAAAACACTGTTATTTTGAATGAAGGCATAACAAACTACGGGGCGATAACCGCGCATATTGAAGCAAATCAGACCGGCTCTTATTTCAGCAGCGGAGCAGGATCACTAGGCTGGAACGGTGGTGCCGCGATTGGAGCTAAATTGGCACATAGAGATAAAACGGTCATCAGTTTAACAGGCGATGGTTCTTATTTATTTAGTATACCGTCCGTTGTCCACTCAATGGCAGAACAATATGACACTCCATTTTTGACTGTTATTTATAATAATTTTGGTTGGAATGCGCCCAAGCACTCGACATTAGGTGTACATCCGGATGGTATTGCGAAGAATAATAATCAATTTTGGGTGAATTTTAATCCAAACAGTGAATTGGCTAAAGTTGCTGAAGCTACCGGAAATGCTTATGCCGAAACAGTGGAGGAACCTGATAAATTAATGGAAGCATTGAAAACTGCATTAAAGCAGGTGAAGAACGGGCGCTCTGCTGTTTTGGATGTCAGAATTCCGAAAGTTTAA
- a CDS encoding aldehyde dehydrogenase family protein: MEATGKISPANVGFEKQYGPLINGEMTKPANGYIDSVNAATGEVLAQIGRGGEEDIDRAVKAARTAFTGWADTSIEARSALLNKIADILENNQERLKMMECMDTGRALHEFDLDYQLAIYQFRYFAGAVLTHYEGESRPVDNGYLMTKKEPLGVCAQIIPWNVPMIMTAFKLAPALAAGNTVVLKPAEDACLSVIEFGKLLSDVLPKGVVNMVPGYGTEAGQALIDHPDVDKLAFTGSVGVGRLVGKTAGERILPVTLELGGKAPHIVFPDVDIDSAVENATLGYTFFNGESCILGTRLLVHDDIYDEFVEKLIERAKQIKIGPPTDRSTRLASIINEKQGERVLNYFDIAKEEGANILYGGNRVTVPGHEHGYFIEPTIIEAEPNMRIAQEEIFGPAATVTRWSEVEEMIQEANDVEYGLAAGLMTEDLESALDVANKLDAGSIWINSYFNFQSGAPFGGYKNSGVGREYSKEALDEYSQSKSIVAGFKLPPPGTFL, translated from the coding sequence ATGGAAGCAACTGGTAAAATAAGCCCGGCAAATGTAGGGTTTGAAAAACAATATGGCCCGCTTATCAATGGAGAAATGACCAAACCGGCTAATGGATATATTGATTCCGTAAATGCTGCAACGGGAGAAGTGTTAGCGCAGATTGGACGGGGCGGCGAAGAAGATATTGATCGAGCTGTAAAAGCAGCAAGAACAGCTTTTACAGGCTGGGCCGATACATCAATTGAAGCGCGCTCAGCATTACTAAATAAAATCGCCGATATATTGGAAAACAATCAAGAACGTTTGAAGATGATGGAGTGCATGGATACGGGTAGGGCACTTCATGAATTCGACTTGGACTATCAACTGGCCATTTATCAGTTCCGTTACTTTGCGGGTGCTGTTCTCACTCATTATGAAGGGGAATCCCGTCCTGTTGATAATGGATATTTAATGACAAAGAAAGAACCACTGGGCGTCTGTGCTCAAATTATTCCTTGGAACGTACCGATGATTATGACTGCATTTAAACTGGCACCGGCGTTAGCAGCTGGTAATACAGTCGTTTTAAAACCTGCGGAAGATGCTTGTTTATCCGTTATAGAATTCGGAAAACTTTTAAGTGATGTCCTTCCTAAAGGTGTTGTCAATATGGTTCCGGGTTACGGAACAGAAGCTGGACAGGCGCTCATCGACCATCCGGATGTAGATAAGCTTGCCTTTACAGGTAGTGTGGGTGTTGGTCGGCTAGTAGGTAAGACTGCTGGCGAAAGAATTCTTCCGGTTACGCTTGAGCTCGGAGGAAAAGCGCCACATATTGTATTTCCGGATGTTGATATCGATTCTGCAGTAGAAAATGCAACACTAGGATACACATTCTTTAATGGAGAAAGTTGTATTCTTGGAACAAGACTACTTGTTCACGATGATATTTATGATGAGTTTGTAGAAAAATTAATCGAAAGAGCAAAGCAAATTAAAATTGGTCCGCCAACCGATCGGTCCACACGCCTGGCATCTATCATTAATGAGAAGCAAGGGGAGCGCGTATTAAATTATTTTGATATTGCAAAAGAAGAAGGGGCAAACATTCTTTATGGAGGAAACCGTGTAACGGTTCCAGGGCATGAGCATGGATACTTTATTGAGCCTACGATTATCGAAGCGGAACCAAATATGAGAATTGCACAGGAAGAGATTTTTGGGCCGGCTGCTACGGTGACTCGTTGGAGTGAAGTGGAAGAAATGATTCAAGAAGCAAATGATGTTGAATACGGACTGGCTGCTGGACTTATGACCGAAGACTTAGAAAGTGCATTAGACGTTGCAAATAAACTTGACGCAGGTAGTATTTGGATCAATTCTTACTTTAACTTCCAATCGGGTGCGCCGTTTGGCGGATATAAAAATAGCGGAGTCGGTCGCGAGTACAGCAAAGAAGCACTAGATGAGTATAGCCAATCGAAGTCCATTGTGGCTGGATTTAAATTGCCGCCTCCAGGGACTTTCCTATAA
- a CDS encoding TRAP transporter large permease — MDWWMVLFIILLSLLGLMFIRVPVAFAFLMVNIVAAYILWGGESGLYLLVHSIQDALTNFSLLPIPLFVLMGEIMFHSGVAPKMLNTLDKWLGRLPGRLSLLAVGGGTLLSSLTASTMATTAMLGSTLVPEMERKQYKIPMSIGPILASGGLAVMIPPSALGVLLASLGMISVGQFLIAIILPGVLMAVLFAVYIIIRAQLQPSLAPKYEVESIPLSEKLVDTAKYILPLSIIIFLVVGFIFLGIASPTESAAMGAFGSLILAAWYRQLNLKVLTNAVSGTLKLTAMILMIVAGSIAFSQILSFSGVTRNLVDLVGGLELTPVFILILMLLIIIFMGMFMESLSILMVVIPIYMPIAEVLDFNLLWFAVLVLIAIEIGQISPPFGLGLFVMKGVAPKGTTMGQIYAASVPFIFMLILLIAIVILIPPLATWLPGIMTS; from the coding sequence ATGGATTGGTGGATGGTTTTATTTATCATATTGCTAAGTTTGTTGGGCTTAATGTTTATACGGGTACCTGTTGCATTTGCCTTTTTAATGGTTAACATCGTGGCCGCGTATATTCTGTGGGGTGGTGAAAGCGGTCTTTATTTATTAGTGCACAGTATCCAGGATGCATTGACTAATTTTTCCCTCCTTCCCATTCCTTTATTTGTTTTAATGGGGGAAATCATGTTTCATTCAGGTGTGGCCCCCAAGATGCTGAACACTTTGGACAAATGGTTGGGGCGTTTGCCTGGAAGGTTAAGTTTATTGGCGGTAGGCGGGGGGACTTTACTATCTTCTTTAACTGCATCAACGATGGCTACAACCGCTATGCTTGGTTCGACTTTAGTGCCTGAAATGGAGCGTAAACAATATAAGATTCCCATGTCTATTGGCCCTATTCTAGCCAGTGGGGGGTTGGCAGTGATGATTCCTCCAAGTGCCCTAGGTGTATTACTAGCTTCACTGGGTATGATCTCAGTCGGACAATTTCTGATTGCTATCATTTTACCGGGAGTATTAATGGCTGTTTTATTTGCTGTTTATATTATTATAAGGGCTCAGTTGCAACCTTCATTAGCTCCCAAATATGAGGTTGAATCTATACCATTGTCTGAAAAACTAGTAGATACTGCGAAATATATTTTACCCCTAAGTATTATTATCTTTCTAGTTGTAGGTTTTATTTTTTTGGGTATTGCATCTCCTACAGAATCCGCTGCAATGGGTGCCTTTGGTAGCCTAATCCTAGCTGCTTGGTATAGGCAATTGAACCTGAAAGTATTGACGAATGCCGTTTCTGGCACGTTAAAGCTAACGGCAATGATATTAATGATTGTTGCCGGATCTATTGCATTCAGTCAAATTTTATCGTTTTCTGGTGTTACAAGAAATCTTGTTGATCTTGTGGGGGGTCTTGAACTGACACCGGTATTCATTTTAATCCTTATGTTGCTTATCATTATATTTATGGGTATGTTTATGGAATCATTGTCCATTTTGATGGTTGTAATTCCTATTTATATGCCCATTGCAGAAGTTCTGGATTTTAATTTATTATGGTTTGCTGTTTTAGTGTTGATCGCCATTGAAATAGGGCAAATATCACCTCCGTTTGGCTTAGGGTTATTTGTTATGAAGGGTGTAGCACCTAAAGGAACAACAATGGGACAGATTTATGCAGCATCAGTACCGTTTATATTTATGCTAATATTACTTATAGCTATTGTTATACTGATACCACCGCTGGCGACGTGGTTACCTGGAATAATGACGAGTTAA
- a CDS encoding cyclase family protein codes for MANVKETTLTELMGNIIDHSIEVVDLTHVLNEDTPVIQLPEPFVNTKGFKIDRISKYDDNGPFFYWNNISMGEHCGTHFDAPVHWISGRGHQHVDEIPAEKLIGEACVINIKEKCDNDPDYLLTIADIEEYEANHGKIPPHSWVLVHTGWDKYVDDKRFLNVGEDGQSHTPGPTAEAAEFLATKRDILGFGVEPVGTDAGLASTFETPFPAHYFMHQENKYGLASLKNLDKLPPRGSIVIASPLRIDGGSGSPARVMALVENS; via the coding sequence ATGGCTAATGTAAAGGAAACAACGTTAACAGAATTAATGGGGAATATCATTGATCATTCAATTGAAGTCGTAGACTTAACACATGTCCTTAATGAAGATACGCCTGTCATTCAATTACCAGAACCTTTTGTAAATACAAAAGGGTTCAAAATAGACAGAATATCCAAATACGACGATAATGGACCTTTCTTTTATTGGAATAATATCTCAATGGGAGAGCATTGTGGAACACATTTTGACGCCCCCGTCCATTGGATTTCTGGAAGAGGTCATCAACACGTTGATGAAATTCCGGCAGAAAAACTAATAGGTGAAGCATGTGTCATTAATATCAAGGAAAAATGTGACAACGATCCTGATTATTTACTCACCATTGCAGATATTGAAGAGTATGAAGCGAATCATGGCAAAATCCCTCCACATTCTTGGGTGCTCGTTCATACTGGCTGGGATAAATATGTTGATGACAAAAGATTCTTGAATGTTGGAGAAGATGGTCAGTCGCATACACCTGGTCCGACAGCTGAAGCGGCCGAATTTTTAGCAACCAAACGTGACATACTTGGATTTGGTGTTGAGCCTGTAGGAACAGATGCGGGACTCGCATCAACATTTGAAACGCCCTTTCCTGCTCACTACTTTATGCATCAAGAAAATAAATACGGGCTTGCGTCATTGAAGAATTTGGACAAACTCCCACCTCGAGGTTCCATTGTCATTGCAAGTCCTTTAAGAATTGATGGTGGAAGTGGTAGCCCAGCTCGTGTAATGGCATTAGTAGAGAATAGTTAG
- a CDS encoding TRAP transporter small permease subunit, with product MVNKATKLLNQIENVFAVTAGLLILFSMFSVVLEVIARYFFNISFIWVNEYNEYMLLYITFLSGAWLLRHNGHVSIDIINFFVGRKFNYVLNVIAALIGIFLMIILVYYGTLVTVDAYERNATSTTPLRTLQVYIYMIIPIGSFVLLLEFMRQLFIANDIKSRS from the coding sequence ATGGTAAACAAGGCAACAAAGTTGCTGAATCAGATTGAGAATGTGTTTGCAGTGACTGCTGGGCTACTTATTTTATTCTCCATGTTTTCAGTGGTATTAGAAGTCATCGCGCGCTATTTTTTTAATATCTCTTTTATTTGGGTTAATGAATACAATGAGTATATGTTATTATATATCACTTTTCTTTCCGGTGCATGGTTACTTCGGCATAACGGTCATGTTTCGATTGATATCATCAACTTTTTCGTGGGTCGTAAGTTCAATTATGTGTTGAATGTGATTGCTGCTCTGATAGGAATATTTCTAATGATCATTTTAGTTTATTACGGAACGCTAGTGACTGTGGATGCTTATGAAAGGAATGCAACAAGCACGACTCCCTTACGTACTCTACAGGTATATATCTATATGATAATTCCCATCGGCTCATTCGTTTTGCTCTTGGAGTTTATGAGACAATTATTTATCGCTAACGATATTAAGTCTCGGTCATAA
- the dctP gene encoding TRAP transporter substrate-binding protein DctP, which produces MGRNNLKLILLKIISALAIFVAGCGSDEVTTEEENDSSVDEPVTLTIVSFVHDNHPLTRDVIPMWMEQIEEGTDGAVQLEWTGGPESIPTGEQFDAVSSGVADITFNTSSFYGHLMPESLSMLMSPYSPAEERENGYFDYLNSRHEEQNQVYLGRFLGPNPFYFWSNEQMKSLDDFENLNFRSNPTYHEILEELNTTVTDIEPGEVYTALDRNMVDGFGFTLMGPHEDGWTEVTRYIIDEPFLNQNGTILINKDTFESLPSDLQETMKDITAEFEKDMIDYFHAENETTWETIEAEGIERIELTDEDSERFQEIVHDVYWEMLERDAPDEIDNLRELLLDDEFDVTSIYE; this is translated from the coding sequence ATGGGTCGTAATAACTTAAAATTAATATTGTTAAAGATAATTAGTGCATTAGCAATTTTTGTTGCTGGATGTGGAAGTGATGAGGTAACTACTGAGGAGGAAAATGATTCATCTGTAGATGAACCAGTCACGTTAACTATTGTAAGCTTTGTACATGACAATCATCCATTAACACGTGATGTAATACCCATGTGGATGGAACAAATCGAAGAGGGTACGGACGGTGCTGTTCAATTAGAATGGACGGGGGGGCCAGAATCCATTCCTACGGGAGAACAATTTGATGCCGTAAGTAGTGGTGTAGCTGATATAACCTTTAATACAAGCTCCTTCTATGGGCATTTGATGCCAGAATCACTTTCAATGCTCATGTCGCCTTATTCACCTGCAGAAGAAAGGGAAAATGGTTATTTTGATTACTTAAATAGCCGACATGAAGAGCAAAATCAAGTTTATTTAGGTAGATTCTTAGGACCAAATCCTTTTTACTTTTGGAGTAATGAGCAAATGAAATCACTAGATGATTTTGAAAACTTAAATTTTAGATCTAATCCAACGTACCATGAAATTCTCGAGGAATTGAATACAACAGTTACAGATATAGAGCCGGGTGAAGTTTATACCGCATTAGATCGTAACATGGTGGACGGGTTTGGGTTTACTTTGATGGGGCCTCATGAGGATGGTTGGACTGAGGTAACGAGATACATTATTGATGAGCCATTCTTGAATCAGAATGGAACGATATTAATCAATAAAGATACATTTGAATCATTGCCATCTGACCTTCAAGAGACTATGAAAGATATCACAGCCGAATTTGAAAAGGATATGATTGATTATTTTCATGCAGAGAATGAGACGACATGGGAAACAATCGAAGCAGAGGGCATAGAAAGAATTGAATTAACTGATGAGGATTCCGAAAGATTTCAGGAAATTGTTCATGATGTTTATTGGGAGATGCTTGAACGTGATGCTCCTGATGAAATTGATAATTTAAGAGAATTGCTTTTAGACGATGAATTTGATGTCACCTCAATATACGAGTAG
- a CDS encoding Crp/Fnr family transcriptional regulator yields the protein MNIRSRDLSEEVAWNDIFSHGSRHFYKRNSIIYHQGSLGDGFYYIFNGIVKIVLSTSDGNERIVDLTGPGELIGEQAMDHKPYYSTAVANEDTVLYYYSFVDFKNLMHTYPTLLSLLIDSTIQKARILSDNVMLDSLRSDQKIALVLLKLIYKLQKNEICLTQQELAAFTGVTRITVYKIFKNWRNLGIICVENRRIVVKEPDELKQQTNIEFVY from the coding sequence TTGAATATTCGTAGTCGTGATCTAAGTGAAGAAGTTGCTTGGAATGATATTTTCAGCCATGGTAGTAGGCATTTTTATAAAAGAAACAGTATCATTTATCATCAAGGTAGCTTAGGGGATGGTTTTTACTATATATTTAATGGGATTGTAAAGATTGTTCTCTCTACATCTGACGGAAATGAAAGAATTGTAGATTTAACAGGACCAGGTGAACTCATTGGGGAACAAGCTATGGATCACAAACCTTATTACTCTACGGCTGTAGCAAATGAAGATACTGTTTTATATTACTATTCATTTGTGGATTTCAAAAATTTAATGCACACATATCCCACTCTCCTATCCCTCTTGATTGATTCAACAATCCAGAAAGCAAGAATATTATCAGATAATGTAATGTTGGATTCATTACGTTCTGATCAAAAAATTGCACTCGTATTGTTGAAATTAATCTATAAACTGCAGAAAAACGAAATTTGTTTGACACAACAAGAATTAGCAGCCTTTACAGGTGTTACAAGAATTACTGTATACAAAATTTTTAAAAATTGGAGGAATTTAGGTATTATTTGTGTTGAAAACCGAAGGATAGTTGTCAAAGAGCCGGATGAATTAAAGCAACAGACAAACATAGAATTTGTATATTAG
- a CDS encoding flavin reductase family protein has translation MDTRDLRNCFGRFTTGVTVVTWGENEYDRSGITVNSFTTVSMDPPLILVSIDKGTKAYRNMKGKPFVVNILSADQEALAWQFAGKNQQGLSIQWDQEKYGPILQGALATIECSPWEEFDAGDHVLRVGKVENYHYVDGDGLMFIQGKILNAQEQKIT, from the coding sequence ATGGACACAAGGGATTTAAGAAATTGCTTTGGGCGTTTTACTACCGGAGTGACCGTAGTGACTTGGGGAGAAAATGAATATGATCGTTCGGGGATAACTGTAAATTCGTTCACCACAGTTTCGATGGATCCCCCTTTAATCCTTGTCTCTATAGATAAAGGGACGAAAGCTTATCGAAATATGAAAGGTAAGCCATTTGTTGTAAATATCCTTTCAGCAGACCAAGAAGCGCTTGCATGGCAATTTGCCGGAAAGAACCAGCAAGGATTAAGCATTCAATGGGATCAAGAGAAATACGGTCCGATACTACAAGGCGCTCTGGCGACCATCGAATGCTCACCGTGGGAAGAATTTGATGCTGGAGATCATGTCCTCCGTGTCGGAAAAGTTGAAAATTATCATTATGTTGATGGCGATGGATTAATGTTCATTCAAGGTAAAATACTCAATGCACAGGAGCAAAAAATAACGTAA